In Necator americanus strain Aroian chromosome IV, whole genome shotgun sequence, the following proteins share a genomic window:
- a CDS encoding hypothetical protein (NECATOR_CHRIV.G14458.T1), translating to MYALCKKSKSSMSSVFPRMRNWCERKKKGPRVATTASLHSRTFVSDSAWISTRVRVFKSSRRAHLISLICSLHTTADKNVSLSCAALYSRGKIAKLNLSVSRCHPVQDRLNNCSQEE from the exons ATGTACGCACTCTGTAAGAAGTCAAAGTCGAGTATGA GTTCTGTATTTCCACGTATGCGTAATTGGTgtgaaaggaagaagaagggtcCTCGTGTTGCAACTACGGCGTCGCTTCATTCGCGGACATTTGTCTCGGATTCAGCTT GGATCTCAACTCGTGTACGGGTCTTCAAGAGTTCAAGACGTGCTCATTTGATCTCTCTTATTTGTTCTCTACATACAACTGCCGATAAAAATGTCTCACTTTCCTGTGCAGCCTTATATTCCCGAGGGAAAATTGCGAAATTGAATTTAAGTGTTTCGAGATGTCACCCGGTGCAAGATCGCTTGAATAATTGCTCCCAGGAGGAGTGA
- a CDS encoding hypothetical protein (NECATOR_CHRIV.G14459.T1) produces the protein MTDRVRRRRSRELRIPRQDGGLSPASRLRIAADVHRHSTSDDDSGCVLEEYAWVPSGIKPNMVHMYFASLPEEKIPYVNSAGEKWRLRQLRYQLPPQDSDPRYCSRLTPEEEDELRLFERRRKAECLGRGSVDRVPYDGRSRKCGTCFASFEEGELCVIASRIDAIFHPACFQCTECATLLVDLIYFSHSAQVFCGRHHAEQIKPRCAKCDELIFGEECTEAEGRTWHLHHFQCTDCSKELGGQKYMQRNNKPVCLGCFHSEGSSSLLCATCNGTIPINHPHISQGDMDWHANRRCFCCSVCGKNLLGKKYSLVDKSLYCGYKTCGGEEELFDEDCIAACSSPARRRAPSISRREANQQRRFRSSDRMMAGVSIRPPPSPMAPRPPQRAPPPPPPPENVYETVLPSTAQIIEGYREKELDARNHYSRTPNRTRRHDEIGYSTSSSDSEDEAFYINKLLVAASLNRKSQKGLPPLSTVKIAKTKKSNRCIVS, from the exons ATGACCGATAGAGTTAGGCGACGGCGCAGTCGCGAGTTACGTATCCCACGTCAAGACGGAGGTTTATCGCCAGCATCGCGATTGCGAATCGCAGCCGATGTCCATCGCCATTCCACCAGTGACGACGATTCGGGCTGTGTACTTGAAGAGTATGCATGGGTGCCGAGCGGAATTAAACCAAATATG GTCCATATGTATTTTGCATCACTtcccgaagaaaaaatcccttaTGTGAATAGCGCTGGTGAGAAATGGCGACTTCGACAGTTACGATACCAGCTCCCTCCGCAGGACTCTGATCCACGCTATTGTTCTCGTTTGACGCCAGAAGAGGAAGATGAGCTGAG ACTCTTCGAACGACGTCGGAAAGCAGAATGTCTCGGCAGGGGGTCAGTGGACCGTGTGCCCTACGACGGTCGAAGTCGAAAATGTGGAACA TGTTTCGCTTCCTTCGAAGAAGGAGAGCTGTGCGTCATCGCGTCACGGATAGACGCCATCTTTCATCCGGCTTGTTTCCAATGCACGGAATGTGCTACCCTATTGGTTGATTTGATCTACTTTTCGCACAGTGCGCAA GTTTTCTGCGGTCGTCATCATGCCGAACAGATCAAACCAAGATGTGCAAAGTGTGACGAG TTGATATTTGGCGAAGAATGCACTGAAGCTGAAGGCAGAACGTGGCATTTGCACCATTTCCAGTGCACTGACTGCTCCAAGGAACTTGGAGGACAAAAATATATGCAAAG GAACAACAAGCCAGTGTGCCTCGGATGTTTTCATTCCGAAGGGTCATCGTCATTGTTGTGTGCTACCTGTAATGGAACCATCCCCATTAATCATCCTCACATTTCTCAG GGCGATATGGACTGGCATGCCAATCGACGATGCTTCTGCTGTTCGGTTTGTGGCAAAAACTTGCTAGGAAAGAAGTACAGCCTTGTCGACAAGAGCCTCTATTGCGGTTACAAAACATGTGGAGGCGAAG AAGAGCTATTCGATGAGGACTGTATCGCTGCCTGTTCTTCACCGGCAAGAAGAAGGGCCCCGTCCATTTCTAGAAGAGAAGCCAACCAGCAGCGACGATTTCGAAGTTCGGACAGGATGATGGCAGGCGTATCAATCAG ACCACCTCCTTCTCCCATGGCTCCTCGACCACCCCAAAGAGCTCCGCCACCACCTCCCCCACCAGAGAATGTGTATGAGACAGTGCTGCCATCCACTGCACAGATAATTGAGGGTTACCGAGAAAAAGAGTTGGATGCCAGGAATCACTACAGTCGTACTCCGAACAGAACCCGACGGCACGACGAAATTGGATACAG CACTTCCTCCTCTGACTCCGAAGATGAAGCATTCTACATCAACAAACTTCTTGTAGCAGCTTCTCTCAATAGG AAGTCACAAAAAGGACTACCACCACTCTCCACAGTGAAGATAGCGAAGACAAAGAAGAGCAACAGATGCATAGTTTCATGA
- a CDS encoding hypothetical protein (NECATOR_CHRIV.G14460.T1), with amino-acid sequence MLTSEQLTDLSENFKTVSQNGSGFLPHSELQAALKVLGIDVPGYKMRELCDRYGFTNSGNVELSRFAALFDELEQAKHQETNRWKERIGSVSGAYTIPSDKQENTVHTIRTEEEVAFSNWINSNLSTDPDLKRLLPVIPEGNDLYTKVQDGLIICKLVNLAVAGTIDERAINKKNLNTYTKLENLTLALMSAQAIGCNIINIDNIDLSKGTPHLVLGLLWQIIRIGLFNQIDLQHCPGLFRLLREGETLDDLRRLSPEEILMRWVNYHMENAGISRRLTNFTTDINDSEIYTHLLNQIAPYGSGVTLAPLSVTGNVSRAAAMLDEAEKLDCREFVTPNDVASGNYKLNLAFVANLFNKHPNLPDPAADEIVEEVIEETREEKTYRNWMNSMGVNPFVNWLYSDLQNGVVIFQLYDIIRPGIVQWKRVVRVFHKLRGMMDQIQNCNYAVELGKQLRFSLVGIQGKDIYDGNQTLTLALVWQLMRAYTLTVLAQCTQSGDSLPADKDIVAWVNHKLSSCGKSSSIRSFQDPCISDARVVLDLIDAIKPNVIDHSLVKLDGGLESNMENAKYAITCGRKIGAKIYALPEDIVEVKPKMVMTVFACLMARDYMPDMRESAAAPVTPLMS; translated from the exons ATGCTCACCAGTGAGCAGCTCACAGATCTTTCAGAAAACTTTAAAACG gtaTCACAAAATGGCTCGGGTTTCTTACCACATAGTGAACTGCAGGCGGCTTTGAAGGTTCTTGGCATTGATGTTCCAGGTTACAAG ATGCGCGAGCTATGCGATCGATATGGTTTTACGAATTCTGGCAATGTGGAGCTCTCTCGATTTGCTGCCCTTTTTGATGAATTAGAGCAGGCCAAGCATCAAGAAACGAACAGATGGAAGGAAAGGATTGG ATCGGTAAGTGGTGCATACACAATACCAAGTGACAAGCAAGAGAACACAGTACATACTATCAGGACTGAG GAAGAAGTGGCATTTTCAAATTGGATCAACTCTAATTTGTCAACTGATCCCGATCTAAAACGACTGCTACCTGTGATTCCGGAAGGAAATGATCTGTACACCAAAGTACAAGATGGACTTATTATATG CAAACTTGTGAATTTGGCTGTTGCTGGTACCATCGATGAGAGAGCTATCAACAAAAAGAACCTCAACACATATACGAAACTGGAAAATCTCACACTGGCACTCATGTCCGCACAA GCCATTGGTTGTAATATCATCAACATCGATAACATAGATCTTAGTAAAGGAACACCTCACCTTGTTCTTGGATTACTTTGGCAGATCATCAGG ATAGGCCTATTCAACCAGATTGATCTTCAACATTGTCCCGGCTTGTTCCGACTATTAAGAGAGGGAGAGACTCTTGATGATCTGAGGAGGCTCTCACCTGAGGAAATCCTCATGCGCTGGGTCAACTATCATATGGAAAAT GCTGGGATTTCACGTCGTTTAACCAACTTCACTACAGATATCAATGACTCAGAGATTTACACACATCTTTTGAATCAAATAGCACCGTATGGAAGTGGTGTGACTCTTGCACCTTTGTCTGTAACG GGAAATGTCAGCCGTGCAGCAGCAATGTTGGATGAAGCGGAAAAATTAGATTGCCGAGAATTCGTAACTCCGAATGATGTCGCCAGCGGGAATTACAAGTTAAATTTGGCGTTTGTTGCAAATCTTTTCAACAAACATCCAAACCTACCCGATCCAGCAGCCGATGAAATTG TCGAGGAAGTCATCGAGGAAActcgtgaagaaaaaacttaccGAAACTGGATGAATTCTATGGGAGTAAATCCATTCGTTAACTGGCTTTACAGTGATCTGCAGAACGGAGTAGTAATTTTCCAG cTCTACGACATCATTCGACCAGGAATCGTGCAATGGAAACGAGTCGTTAGGGTTTTCCACAAGCTAAGAGGAATGATGGATCAGATTCAGAATTGCAATTATGCTGTTGAGCTTGGCAAGCAGCTTCGATTTTCTTTGGTTGGTATCCAAGGGAAAGATATCTACGATGGCAACCAAACCCTTACTCTTG CCTTGGTATGGCAGTTGATGAGAGCATACACCTTGACAGTACTGGCTCAATGCACGCAGAGCGGAGACTCGCTTCCCGCCGACAAAGATATTGTGGCATGGGTGAATCATAAG CTTTCTTCCTGCGGAAAGTCTTCTTCAATCCGATCATTCCAAGATCCTTGCATATCAGATGCTCGAGTTGTGCTTGATCTGATTGACGCGATCAAACCCAATGTGATAGACCATTCATTA GTAAAGCTTGATGGGGGTCTGGAAAGCAACATGGAAAATGCCAAATATGCTATCACATGTGGTCGCAAAATTGGTGCCAAAATATATGCGTTGCCTGAGGATATTGTTGAG GTGAAGCCAAAAATGGTAATGACAGTATTTGCTTGTCTCATGGCTCGTGACTACATGCCAGATATGAGGGAATCTGCCGCTGCACCAGTCACTCCTTTGATGTCTTAG